Below is a genomic region from Plectropomus leopardus isolate mb unplaced genomic scaffold, YSFRI_Pleo_2.0 unplaced_scaffold19533, whole genome shotgun sequence.
CTCAGAGGCCTGCTGGGAGCTGTAGTCTCTGAGCGTGCTCTCTGGTGTCAGTTCTGTCCAGTTGGAGAGTTCAGTCCCGCTGTGAAGACTCGGCTCCTCACGGACCGCTCGCCCCCGACTTTGTGGCTCTGAACCGGGATGCCGTGCGGTCCGGTCTGGTGACGTCCAAAGAGCTGAGTCAGTACCGCGCGAAGAGGGGCGGAGCCAACACCAAAAACCCTGCCCCCCAGCCACAGGAGGGCAGGGCTTCACAGCACCCGGCGATCCCCGACATTGTGTTTGGAGTCAAAACCAGGTGAGAGGAACAGCCCCAGAGACGATAATTGATTGATGGCTATTGATTACTGATTTGATGGTCATTGCCCTGCCTCTGTTGGACGTGTCCCTCAGGGCGTCGTCTCCTCTGGGGGACCTCCTCTCTCATCAGTACGCTCGCCGCTGGATCGACGAGCAGCTGAGCAGGAACCGAACCGCCgaccacaaacagcagcagagggtGAGAGCTTTCAGTC
It encodes:
- the cfap77 gene encoding cilia- and flagella-associated protein 77 — protein: VLSSWRVQSRCEDSAPHGPLAPDFVALNRDAVRSGLVTSKELSQYRAKRGGANTKNPAPQPQEGRASQHPAIPDIVFGVKTRASSPLGDLLSHQYARRWIDEQLSRNRTADHKQQQRIKPGNIPDTRTSLLRRGRSLPVIQQTPPTQPRLTQVAPALDTFRDEEARQRAFRAQQSDSVSRRGAQGLGTYALD